Below is a genomic region from Halobacterium sp. CBA1132.
GACCTGGAGGTCGAGCGACCCGGACGCCACGTCGTTCCCCGGGAACAGCTGGCCGTCCGTGAGGAACGCGTGCGTCCCGACGCCCGCTGCGCCGCCGACGCTCGCCGCGCCGGCGAGCGTGACACCACGAAGCAGTGCGCGCCGCGAGACGTCAGGCATCGCCGGTTCCCCCCGTTCCCGTTCGGGACACGACTGGAACCACGCCCACGGCAAGCATACTTATTGACGCGCTTAGGCGTTCAAGGACCGCCTTAATCCGGCTTGGAATGGTCACGGTCCATCACACGATTCGACGGTGAACGACAGCGACGTCCCGGCGCTGTCGCCCTGTATTCGGTTGCCAGTCGACGCCGCCAACGACCACGAGAGGCCGACGCAGACCGCGCTGTCCGGGTCGATGCAGTCGCCACCGAGTTGGACGCCCTCGGCGAGCGCGGCGTCGGCTTCGACCAGCGACCCGTTCACCAGCGTCGTCTCCGCGGCGTCGAGGTCGCCGTCGCAGCCGCCGAACCCCAACAACCCGAGCGTTCCGGTGTCGTACCAGACCGCGACGTCGAGCGCGTCGGCGAGCTCGCCGCGGTCGCCCGTCGTATCGCCGGCGGCGCGCTCGGGCTCGTTCCGGCCGTTCTCACTGTTCTCGGTGAGCGCGAGCGAGAACGACACGCGTGCGCTCTGGGTGGTGTCGGGGGTCACGCGGAACGCCACCGTCCCCGAGTCGCCCGGCTGGGCGTTCCCGACGCCGAGTACCGGGCCGTCTTGCTCGTCGCCGTCGTCGACGACCGCGCCGTTGTACGTCTCTCGCCAGTCCACGCGAACCGACGGGTCGCTGCCGACCGTCGTCGACGACTGGTAGGCGACCGCGTCAGAAGTGAGCGCTGTGAGGCCCACGAACGACGCCGCGCCCACGGTGGCGGCGGAACCGAGGAGTCGCCGGCGGCTCAATCCCACAGTCACCCCTCCGTGAACGGGTTCGTCGTCCCGTCGTTGTTCCGACACTGGACCGCGGCGAACGTGAGGTCGAAGGTCACGCTATCGCCCTGCACGACGTTCCCGACACTCGCGGGGAGTTCCCACTCGAAGCCGACGTACCGGACCTGCTCGTCGCCTGGCTGGTCCTGCGGGAAACAGTCACGGCCAGCCGTTCCGGGGTCGCCATCCAGCGGTATTCCGTCGTCGACCGTTGCGAGCAGGCCACCGAGCGTGCCCTCGAAGACGAGCGGGCGCTCGGGCGGCGTCTCGTCGCTCTCGCGGGTCTCGTCGCCGTCGTCGTACCAGAGCGTCACCTCGACGGCGTCGAGGAGTTCACCCGCGCTGGAGCCGTCGCCAGGGTCGTCCTCGGCCGCGGCGTCGAGCTCCGGCTCCGTGACCGCGCCCTCGCTGTTGTCGTCCAACGAGCCGCCGAGCCAGACGTAGCCGGGCTCGTCGAACAGGTGGACGCTGTAGGCGACCGACCCCGAGTCGCCGGGTTTCACGTCGTCGAGGTCGATGACCGGCCCCTCCACGACAAAATTCGGGGAGTCCGCGAACTGGTCGCGATACCGCTGCTCGACGACGGTGCGGTCGGTTTCGCCGAGGTCGCCGTACGAGGTCTCGTACGTGCTCGAAGCGACGTCGTCGCGGGTCCGTATCGGGTCCTGGATGCCGTCGGGCTCTTCGACTGGCGAGCTGTTCGTGAGGAGTTGGTCGGGGTCGTCCGGGTCGTTCTTGTATCGGTCCGGGTACGCGTTGACGTACTCGGTCTCGTTCCCCCGGCGGTAGCGTTGTTGCCAGTCCAGTCTCGCGTCCATCGTCCCCGCCGTAATCGTGTTGTCCTCGAACGTCTCGGTATCACCGAGCAGGGCAGTTGTGCCGAGGCCGGCGCTCGCCGACGCCAGTCCGACGCTGCCCAGCCCGGCGAGCACGTTGCGCCGCGAGAGCCGGTAGTGTTGCTCGTCGTCGCTCATGATTGGTTCCCATCCGGGGAAGGCCCACCGGTGGAGTCGAACCACCGTCCCGCGGCCGCCGCGGTACGAACCGGGTGCGTCGGGGTCCGTGTTCCAAGTGGGCTGGTCGGCTGCACGCTCAGCTGGGCGCGGTGTAGCTCCCCGACTCGTAGAGGGTTCCCTCGTCGGGGTCCGTGATCTGGATATCCACGGAACGACTCGAACCGTCGGTCGCCGGGTCGGTCGTCGTGTACGAGAGCGTGTACGCGGGTTCGGTAATCGCGCCGACGACGTCGTTCAGAATCGTGTCGAAGTCCGCGTCGAAGATGTCGATCCACGAGCCGTCGTCGACGTTCTCCGCGATGTCGCGCTTCGAGACGCTCCCAGAGCCGACGCTCGCAGGCGCCACGGCGTAGAACGAAAAGTTCCCGTCGTCGAGGAACGTCTCGATGTCCGACTGGCTGAACCGCGTGTCGGCGTCGGTCTCGGGCGACGCGCCGACGTCGGTGATGTCGATGACGACGCGCTGGGCGCCCGACCGGAACGCGGACAGCGAGGCGCCGGCGCCGTCCTGAGCGGCGGCGTTGCCGGTCGCGACCGCCAGTGCGTCGAGATTGTCCTCGGGCGTGTCGCCACCACCGGACGCGCTCAGTCCGTTGACGGCGGTCTGGAACGTCGACGCGTCGGTGAAGTCCTGGTCCAACTCCTCGAGGTCCTTGAACGAGACGAGCGCGTAGCGGGCGTCGATGCCGGCGTCCTCGATGTCTGTCGTGAGCGACGTGACCTCGCTCTGCAGGGTGCTAATCTCCCCGCTCATGCTCCCGGTGTCGTCGAACACGACGACGATGTCGACGATGCCGCCGGAGTCGAACGTGACGTCCAGCGTCTGTGCACAGCCGCCCTCACAGACCGCGAAGTTCGACGCGGTGAGGTCGCCGGCGTTCCCCGCCGGCGTGTCGACCCGAACGCGCGCGTCGACGGCCGGGAAGCCCGAAGTCGCGTCGGGACCGACCGAGAGCAGGTTCGAAAACGCGTTGTCCGTCGGTCCGGGTTCGAACCCGCAGTCGACGCACTCGGCGTCGTCGCCGTCCGCACACGGGTTGTGCGTGCCGTCGTTGTTCCGGCACTGCTCGGCGTGGAACTCCAGGTCGAAGCCCACCGAGTCGGACTGAATCTCGTTGCCGACCGTCGTGGGGACCTCCCAGTCGATGCAGAGGCAGGCGTTCTCGGCGTCGGCGCCGCCGGCGTAACACTCCTGGTCGCCGGGCGCGAGGAAGCCGCTCTCGCCGGCGTCGCTGTTGCCGTCGCCGTCGAGGGGGACGCCGTTCCGGATGGCCGAGAGGAACGCCGCCAGCGACCCCTCCCAGACGTCGGCGATTTTCGTCGTGTCGTCGGGGCCGAACTCGCCTTCGGGCTCGGACGCGGCGACGTCGACCGAACAGTAGTCGACGTCGACGGTGACGTGCTGCGCGAGCTCGCCGTTGCCCGGGCCAGTCGTGTCGTCGACGTCGGTCTCCGGTTCGGGCTGCCCATTCTCGTCGTTCGCCGTGAGCTCGCCACAGACCCACAGGTACGCGGGGTTCCCGTCGATGCGTGGACAGAACGCCAGCGAACCGCTGTCGCCGGGCTTGACGTCGGAGAGCTCGCCGCTGACCGTGCCGCTCTCGTTCTGGGTTCCCTGGACCTGTCCGGAACCGGCCATTCCCTGGCTCCAGTGCGAGTAGTAGTCGACGAGCAGGTCGAGTGTCCCTGCGGTGATAGTGCTGTTCTCGAACGACTCGGTGTCGTTGAGGTACGCGGACGTGCCGAGCCCAGCGCCCGCCGACGCGAGGCCGACACCGCCCAGTCCCGCCAGTACCTTCCGCCGCGAAAGCCGATAGCGTGGATTGTCGTCGGTCATGGTTGCTCCCCCCTCGGGGAAGACCCACTGGCGGAATCGAACCGCCGACCATCGGCGACGCGGCGGCCCCAGAGTGAGCCGCGAGTGCGCCGACGAGTGCCAGCGTGGGCTGTGCGCGCCATCGCTACGCGCCGCTGAACGGGTCGCCGTTGTTCCGGACCTGCTCGGCGTCGAACCGGAGCGTGAACGTCACCGAGTCGCCCTGCACGTCGTTGCCGACGCCGGGCGGGAGTTCGAACAGCTGGTAGTAGTGGACATCCGCGCTGTCGCTCGTACTCCCCACCTCGATTGGCGTGCCGCTCGGGTCGCTGAGCAGTACGCCGTCGCGGTACACGTCGTGGGCCTCGTCGAGGGTCGTGTAGTGCGCCCCGCTGGCCGTGACGCCGCCGAGGTCTGGTGGCTCGTACCCGGGCAGCCACGTGTCGTTGTGGTCGGTGGTCTCGTCGAGCATCTGGAGCTTCGCGCGGTCGGATCCGGCCGTCGTGTCCTTGCTGCCCCAGATTGTCGTGAGCAGCGCGGCGCCGAGGTCGCCCGGCGAAGCAGTGTCGGTCTCTGCTTCCGGGTTGTCGCCCTCGGCGTTGCTGTAGTCCTCGTCGACCGACGTGACCTGCACGTAGCCGGGGTTGCCGTCGATCTCGACGTGCCAGTCGAGGATGAACCAGTCGCCCGGCTTCATGTCGTCGACAGTGATAGTGACGGTGTTCCCGTCGGCCGTGTCGTCGGCGTCCTCGTCCGTGGAGTCGACGACGGGGTCCGGGAGGTCCGGACTCTTGTCGTCGACATCCACCGACACCACCATGTTCAGCGCACCTGCGGTCAGGCTGTTGCCCTCGAAGGACTCGGTGTCGTTGAGGTACGCGGTCGTGCCGAGGCCGGCCCCTGCCGAGGCGAGTCCGACGCCGCCGACGCCGGCGAGCAGCTTCCGCCGTGTGAGTTCGTATCGTTTGTCGGTCATCTGTGTCGCTCCCCTAGCGGGGAAACCCACCGGCGGAGTCGAACCGCCGAACTGCGGCCCGGTGCCGCGTCACGCCAGCGTGGGTCGTGGTCTGGTCCTGTGCGTCTACGACGGTGCCGTGGTCGTGCCGTCCGTGGAGCCGCTGCCCGTGCCGTCGTTGTTCCGGCACTGTTCAGCGTAGAATCCGAGGTCGAAACTCACGGTGTCGCCCTGAATTTCGTTCTCGACCTCGCCGGGAATCTCCCAAGCGAACCCGAGACAGTGGCCGACGTGCGGGTCGAAGCAGGCGCGTCCCTCGGCCGTCCCGGCGGCGTCGAGCGGGATGCCGTCACCGTCGGAGAGCGCCGAGAGTGCCTCGTTGAGGGTGCCCTCGAAGAACACGAGCTCCGAGGTGAACAGCCCGGCCAGCCCCTCGAACGTCCCCGGGAGGTCGCTGGGGTCTTCGACGTCCCGGTAGTACGAGGCGTCGTTCCCCGCCGACCCGTCCTCGCCGGCCATCTCGGTCAGCGTCGCGTCGTTGGCGTCCGGGCCGATACCGACGGTGTACACGTCGGTCGCGGGCGCGGGCGAGGCCGCGCGGGCGTCGTCTGCCGCACTCGTCGGCGAGATGTACGTCGTACCGTCAGCGCCCGAGAAGGAGTTCCCGTTCGAGAAGACGAGGTCGACGGCCTCCGCCTGCATGCGGCCGTTGGCCCCGAGTTCGTCCTGAGCCTCCTGAATGCCCTCACCGATGAACGTGCCTTCCGCGACGTCAACGTCCGCGTACGGGTCCGCCGTGCTCGCACCGACAATGGTCGCGAGCGTCTGCCGGAGCCCGTCGAGCGCGCCGCCCGATGCGGTCAGCGTCGAGAGGTCGTCCGTCAACGGCGCGGCGAGTTGAACGTGCGGCGACCCGCCCGAGGAGCCGTTGAAGAACACGACGCCGACCTGCGAGTCGGCACCCAGGGAGTCGAGTTCGTTCACGAGGTTCTTCGCGCCCTGCTCGACGAGGTCGATTTTCGTCGTCTCGTCGTGCCCGAGGATGGGGTCGTCCTCGTCGACGACGCCGCCGAACTCGTCGTACAGCATCGAGCCGGAGACGTCGATCGTGAGCATGATGTCCGCGCGGTTTACGCGGTTGTCACAGTCCTCGTCGTACCACAGCCGGACGTCGATGTTCTCCGCGAGGTCCGCGGAGTTCTCCGAGTCGACTTCCTGCTCGGGTTCCGGGTGCGCGCCGCCGTCCTCGGAGACGTTACCCGCCTGCATCCAGACGTAGCCGGGGTTGTTACAGAGGTGGAGGCTGAACGTAATTTCGCCCCTGTCTCCGGGTTTCACGTCGGATAGCGAGACCAGCGAGTCCTGCTCGCCGAAGCTCTCCTCGTAGTTCTGGTCGAAGTTCTCGCAGGTGAGGTGGTCGACGAGGTTCCGGCCCTCGTCGCTGTACTGGTACACCTCGTCGTCGATGCTGATGGACTGTTCGCCGTCGCCGTCGTGGTCCGGGTGCGCGTTGACGAACTCCCAGGACTCGGTCGGCCCGTAGTAGGACTGCTGCCAGTCGACTTTCAGGTCGAGCGTGCCCGCGGTGATTGTGTTCCCCTCGAACGACTCGGTGTCGTTGAGGTACGCGGACGTCCCGAGGCCAGCGCCCGCCGACGCCAGTCCGATGCCGCCCAGTCCCGCCAGCACCTTGCGGCGGGAGAGTTCGAACGAAGTGGATTTGTCACTCATCGTTCCTCAGGTCCCCGTGGAATTGGTCTCGGTGCCGTTGCCAGCGAACGGGTCGCTGTTGTTCCGGGACTGCTCGGCGTCGAAGACGAGGTCGAAGCTCAGGGAGTCGCCCTGAATCTCGTTGCCGACCTCCGTCGGGATTTCGAGCAGCAGGCAGAGTTCGGCGGCGTTCGTCGAGGTCGGTTCCTCGCTGCCGCCGAGCGTGACGCCCGTGCTGTACGTGTCGTAGGCTTCCCGAAGGGTGGTGTAGTGAGTGTCGTCGTCGACAACACCGCCCTCGTCACGCGAGGAATTCCAGCTCTCGGCCTGACTACCGCCGTCGACGTTCGTCGTCCCGTCCAATCCGGAGAGGCCGCTGCGGTCTCCCGAGTCGTCGTAGCTGTCCCAGATGGTCGCGAGAATCGCGTCGTCGAGTTCGCCCTCCTCGGCCGATTCGTCGCTGCCCTCGGGCTCCGTGTAGCCGTTCTCGCTGGACGTGAGTTCCGCGGTACTGACCTGGAGGTAGCCGGGGTTCTCCTCGATGGAGACATCGAAACAGATGATACCCCAGTCGCCGGGCTTGACGTCGTCGATGGTGACGCCGGAGACTGCTTCACCGTCCGCGGTCGCACTGAGGTCGACGGCGCTCGACCAGTACGAGCTGGCCGCTTCGACGGTCGCGGTGACGCTCATGTCGAGCGTGCCCGCGGTGATTGTGTTGTCTTCGAACGATTCGGTGTCGTTGAGGTACGCGGATGTCCCGAGCCCGGCGGCGGCACCGGCAACCCCGATGGTGCCGAGACCGGCGAGCACGCGACGGCGCGTGAGTTTGACTTTCTTCGACATGGTCTGGTCGGGCCCAGCCACCGTGGCGGGCTCTATCACACCCGTGTCGGGACGACCCCATAGCTAATCGCGCAATTGCGTCGAAAACGACCGATTTGAGCGCCCTAAGGCACGCATTGATATTTTAACACGTCGCTTGCCGGCCGCTAAGAGGGTCGCTACGCGCGACCACAAGAAGTAAGGATTCCAATAAAACTCGGCGTGTACCGGTAAGAGAGCCGATAAATAAGCCGACAGATTGCGCGTGACCGAACATGGCGCTCACGCGGTCCACGACGCTCGCCGAGACGGACATCCACGACATCCTCCGGAACGACCGGCGACGCCGCGTCCTCGAACACCTCCAGGAGTCTCTCGGTACCGTCACGCTGCGCGAACTCGCGGAGACCATCGCCGCCCACGAGTCCGGCGAGCGCCCGCCGCCGCGGCAACTCCGCGAAAGCGTCTACAACTCCCTCCACCAGACCCACCTCCCGAAGCTCGACCGCGAAGGCGTCGTCGCCTACGACGAACACCGCAAGACCGTGGAACTCCAGGCGGGCGCCCGGGACGTCAACGTCTACATGGAGGTCGTCACGAAGTACGGCATCACGTGGGCGGACTACTACCGGACGCTGGCGACGGCGTCGCTCGTCGCCGTCGTCGCCGTCGAGCTCGGCGTTCCCGTCGTGGAGGTCATTCCGGTGTTACTGGTGGTGAGCACGGCGCTCGCGGTCGTCGCCGCGTCCACCGCCTACCAGCTGTGGACCCGGCGGTGGACGTACCTCCGGGCACTCCTAGATTGAGCGTGGGGTCGTCGGCGAAGTCACTTCTCGGGGAGCGGCGCTTCGAAGATGCGCTCGCCACACGACGTACACGAGGCCGCCACGACCGGAACCGAGCGACAGCACGACTCGACGGTCTCCTCGCCGAGTTCGACGCGACCGTCGCAGACCGAACAGCGGTCGAGCCACAGGCGCAGGCCAGCGAGGAGCTGAGTGCGTTCCGCGAAGCCGCGCTCGTCCCACCCCGGGTCGGCGTCCGACAGCGCCACCGCACCGGCGGCGTCCGCGACGAACGCCGCCCGCGACGGCCACTTCGCGATGGACGTGTTCTCGACCCGCGCGACGACGGTCGCACCCCGGAATTCGACGCTGGCGGAGTCGTCGAACGACGCGGGGAGCATGGAGTCGAGCACGCCGTCGACGTCGTCGGCGGCCGCCGGCATCGCCGAGCGCCAGCTCCTGCGGAACGCCCGGGCCAGACAGAGGTCCTCACCGTCGGCACACGGCTCCAGTGCGCCCGCGGTGACGAGCGCGCGCTCCGGGTCGAACTCGGCTCCCGCGTTCGACGCCGTGTCCGCCGGCCCACCGTGCTCGAAGTACGCGAGCACGCGCTCGGGGAGGTACCGCTTCGTGAGCGTCGGCGTTCCCGGGACGACGTAGCCGCGAGCCCACACTAGCGCCGCGCCGAGAACGACGGCGACGACGCCGACGGCTGGCGCGACCCGGGCGGCGAGCACGAGCGCGACGACCGCGACCAACGCCAGGTTCAGGAGCGTGCACGGGAGACAGCGGTTCTCGCCCGTGTACTCCGGGCGACGGAGTTCGGTGACCACGCGGCGACCCTGCATGCACGAGGGTGCGTGGCCGAGTGAGTTAGGTATCAGTGCGCTAATCAATCTGAGCGGCGCGCTAAACTGCGTTCGTCGTCCCACGCTGGCAGTTCATGCGTGCTCTCGGAGCGCGGCCAGCATCTCGTCGATGTCCATCTCCGTGACCGCCAGCGAGTAGCCGTCGCGCTGGGCGAGCGCGGGCGCGTGCTCCCAGAGGTCCTCGGTGGAGAGGCCGTGGAGGAGGACGGCGTTCGGCGTGGGCTTGAGCACGCGGAGCGCGATGCCGGGGCCCTCGCCGCGGGAGACGTTGGTGAATCCGATGACGCGGCTCGTCGACTGGCCGTACAGCCGGTAGAAATCGCCGGCGCGGAGCCGCCGGATGGCCTCGATGGAGTCGACGACCGTGTGGCCGGTGACGGTGTCGCGGTCGCCCTCGACGACCTCGGTGGCGTCGACGGCGTCGTACAGCTCGTCGGTGGAGAGCGCAGTGGAGTACTCCTGCAGGTCGAGGACGACTTCGCTGTCGAAGCCCGCGGAGAGTACGCGCCCGTACTGGCGGATGTGGTCGCCGCCGCGACGCTGGTCGATGTCCAGCAGGGCGTCGACGACGCGCGTGACGAGTGCGATGCCGGGGCTGGAGCGGCGCCCGCTCTCGTAGTCGGAGACGACAGACGACGAAACGTCGAGTTCGTCGGCGAGGTCGGTCTGGGAGACGTCGAAGTCGGTGCGCCACTTCCGGAGCGTGGCGCCAGGGTCGTCGCTGAGCGTGATGTCGCCGGCGATGCGCTCCGCGAGGTCCGCGCGCGGGTCGTCAGTCATGACCGAAAGTCGGGTGTCGCCGGCAAAAAGCCTACCGGAGAACTTCGACACGTGCCGAAGGGAAAGAGCCATTCTCGTGTGAGTCGTTACCACACTCATGCCTTCGACGGTCGTCCACGTGGCGTTCGGCGCGCTCGTGGCGACGGCGCTGCTCCGAGTGTTCGACGCGAAGACGCTCGCCGTGGTCTGCGCGTTTGCCGCGCTCCCGGACGTCGACACCTTCCTCGGCGTCTGGATAGCCGGCGGCCACCGTGCCATTCTGCACACGGCGCTGTTGCCCGCCGTCCTCGGCGCGCTGGTCTTCTGGGACACGCGCCGCGCGGAGTCGTGGCTCCACGCGAAGTTCGGCCGCAACGGCCCGCACGTCGCGGTCGCGGGCGTCGTCGCGTTCCTGTTCGGCGGCATCCTCCCTGATTTGATGACCAACGGCGTGAACCTCCTCTACCCGCTGCACGACCGCTTCTACACGTTCGCGGGGTCGCTGGAACTCTCCAGCACGGAGGGCGTCGTCCAGACGTTCGTCGACTTCGGCGACGACCCCGGAGGCGGCGGTACGGTCGGCGGGACGACCGAGAACACGCACTACTACACGGGCGTCGACCTCGAACGCGGCAGCGACCCCGCGAACGCCGAGCG
It encodes:
- a CDS encoding SipW-dependent-type signal peptide-containing protein encodes the protein MSDDEQHYRLSRRNVLAGLGSVGLASASAGLGTTALLGDTETFEDNTITAGTMDARLDWQQRYRRGNETEYVNAYPDRYKNDPDDPDQLLTNSSPVEEPDGIQDPIRTRDDVASSTYETSYGDLGETDRTVVEQRYRDQFADSPNFVVEGPVIDLDDVKPGDSGSVAYSVHLFDEPGYVWLGGSLDDNSEGAVTEPELDAAAEDDPGDGSSAGELLDAVEVTLWYDDGDETRESDETPPERPLVFEGTLGGLLATVDDGIPLDGDPGTAGRDCFPQDQPGDEQVRYVGFEWELPASVGNVVQGDSVTFDLTFAAVQCRNNDGTTNPFTEG
- a CDS encoding SipW-dependent-type signal peptide-containing protein, whose product is MSKKVKLTRRRVLAGLGTIGVAGAAAGLGTSAYLNDTESFEDNTITAGTLDMSVTATVEAASSYWSSAVDLSATADGEAVSGVTIDDVKPGDWGIICFDVSIEENPGYLQVSTAELTSSENGYTEPEGSDESAEEGELDDAILATIWDSYDDSGDRSGLSGLDGTTNVDGGSQAESWNSSRDEGGVVDDDTHYTTLREAYDTYSTGVTLGGSEEPTSTNAAELCLLLEIPTEVGNEIQGDSLSFDLVFDAEQSRNNSDPFAGNGTETNSTGT
- a CDS encoding helix-turn-helix domain-containing protein; protein product: MTDDPRADLAERIAGDITLSDDPGATLRKWRTDFDVSQTDLADELDVSSSVVSDYESGRRSSPGIALVTRVVDALLDIDQRRGGDHIRQYGRVLSAGFDSEVVLDLQEYSTALSTDELYDAVDATEVVEGDRDTVTGHTVVDSIEAIRRLRAGDFYRLYGQSTSRVIGFTNVSRGEGPGIALRVLKPTPNAVLLHGLSTEDLWEHAPALAQRDGYSLAVTEMDIDEMLAALREHA
- a CDS encoding vWA domain-containing protein; the encoded protein is MSDKSTSFELSRRKVLAGLGGIGLASAGAGLGTSAYLNDTESFEGNTITAGTLDLKVDWQQSYYGPTESWEFVNAHPDHDGDGEQSISIDDEVYQYSDEGRNLVDHLTCENFDQNYEESFGEQDSLVSLSDVKPGDRGEITFSLHLCNNPGYVWMQAGNVSEDGGAHPEPEQEVDSENSADLAENIDVRLWYDEDCDNRVNRADIMLTIDVSGSMLYDEFGGVVDEDDPILGHDETTKIDLVEQGAKNLVNELDSLGADSQVGVVFFNGSSGGSPHVQLAAPLTDDLSTLTASGGALDGLRQTLATIVGASTADPYADVDVAEGTFIGEGIQEAQDELGANGRMQAEAVDLVFSNGNSFSGADGTTYISPTSAADDARAASPAPATDVYTVGIGPDANDATLTEMAGEDGSAGNDASYYRDVEDPSDLPGTFEGLAGLFTSELVFFEGTLNEALSALSDGDGIPLDAAGTAEGRACFDPHVGHCLGFAWEIPGEVENEIQGDTVSFDLGFYAEQCRNNDGTGSGSTDGTTTAPS
- a CDS encoding SipW-dependent-type signal peptide-containing protein is translated as MTDKRYELTRRKLLAGVGGVGLASAGAGLGTTAYLNDTESFEGNSLTAGALNMVVSVDVDDKSPDLPDPVVDSTDEDADDTADGNTVTITVDDMKPGDWFILDWHVEIDGNPGYVQVTSVDEDYSNAEGDNPEAETDTASPGDLGAALLTTIWGSKDTTAGSDRAKLQMLDETTDHNDTWLPGYEPPDLGGVTASGAHYTTLDEAHDVYRDGVLLSDPSGTPIEVGSTSDSADVHYYQLFELPPGVGNDVQGDSVTFTLRFDAEQVRNNGDPFSGA
- a CDS encoding metal-dependent hydrolase, with amino-acid sequence MPSTVVHVAFGALVATALLRVFDAKTLAVVCAFAALPDVDTFLGVWIAGGHRAILHTALLPAVLGALVFWDTRRAESWLHAKFGRNGPHVAVAGVVAFLFGGILPDLMTNGVNLLYPLHDRFYTFAGSLELSSTEGVVQTFVDFGDDPGGGGTVGGTTENTHYYTGVDLERGSDPANAERVFPVVASGFQLVVVLTAIAGVVGRFREAKR
- a CDS encoding SipW-dependent-type signal peptide-containing protein, with product MTDDNPRYRLSRRKVLAGLGGVGLASAGAGLGTSAYLNDTESFENSTITAGTLDLLVDYYSHWSQGMAGSGQVQGTQNESGTVSGELSDVKPGDSGSLAFCPRIDGNPAYLWVCGELTANDENGQPEPETDVDDTTGPGNGELAQHVTVDVDYCSVDVAASEPEGEFGPDDTTKIADVWEGSLAAFLSAIRNGVPLDGDGNSDAGESGFLAPGDQECYAGGADAENACLCIDWEVPTTVGNEIQSDSVGFDLEFHAEQCRNNDGTHNPCADGDDAECVDCGFEPGPTDNAFSNLLSVGPDATSGFPAVDARVRVDTPAGNAGDLTASNFAVCEGGCAQTLDVTFDSGGIVDIVVVFDDTGSMSGEISTLQSEVTSLTTDIEDAGIDARYALVSFKDLEELDQDFTDASTFQTAVNGLSASGGGDTPEDNLDALAVATGNAAAQDGAGASLSAFRSGAQRVVIDITDVGASPETDADTRFSQSDIETFLDDGNFSFYAVAPASVGSGSVSKRDIAENVDDGSWIDIFDADFDTILNDVVGAITEPAYTLSYTTTDPATDGSSRSVDIQITDPDEGTLYESGSYTAPS